The stretch of DNA CTTCTTATTTAAACTGAGGGAAAGTGTTTCAGTCACCTTCTATTATGGTAGgcttatgttttatgtttaattcCATAAAATTAAATTTTCTGTCAAAAATGTTGCTGTCATATCAAAACCTTTATACTTAGCACTCATTTTTACCATTTAAAATGTCATCCGCCTTTTACATTTCCCTGTGAATGTTTTATGACAAAAGCTCCAATATAAATGCGGTGAAATACATGAATATTGTCGCTGTAATGCAATTTTTGCCATATCCATGTTTTCATAtaatgttgctgtcatgcagaaACCTTGATTTCCACTGATGCCGTATCACTGTTTTATTAGAATATGAATCTggctctttacattgtgtcatgatgaatggaccaatagaaatgttccaaaacaACTTTGAGTAAAATTGTTTTACACTTCCATCGAAAGCTGAGAAGGACTTTTTCTTCTTccataaagttaccattttggagatttatGCGTTACAGGGACGATATATTAAAGGTATATTTAATGTTGATATGTATGAACATTTTTCTGTAAAACTACTGTCCTAAAGATCTTTACACAACAAATACAATATATAGGCTACATATTAGCAAATGGGAGATATGGCATAAAGTTTATTAGAAATAGGAGATATGGCATAAatattatactgtgtatgacaaTGATTCAACAATACCTGAATATGATATTTCTTTGAaattaacagaaaaaagaagggccctttaaaaaaattaaaacatttcaaCATTTCCCATACTGCACTGTGTAATCTGGGTGATGATGAGGCAGACAAAGACGCAGGGTAAGGGTTGGATCTGGTGgaacaagcagacagacaggagCACCAGGGGAACATGAATCCATAAGACAAGATCAAAGGGAAAACACCAAATGTAAGATACAATAGCATTAGGTACAATAAATCAAATCCCACAAGCTGTGTAACATGTCTATGCTGGCCTCTGaacaaagaaaacagaaaggtaTAAAAACAAACCCTAAAGACCACAGAAACCTGAAAACAATAAAATTAGGCGGGGCACAGAACTGAACACGTGCGGAAGATAATCAAGAGGCAGAACAAGGAGAAGACACAGACCAAGATACAACAACAAGAGCACATAGACTCAAGGTAGTTTAACAGATGCAAGACAGGACCAGTGTGGTGGATTTTAAATGGCATACACTGTTGTAGTGGCAGTTTCCAACCAGCAAAATACCAAATGGGCATGAAATTATAAATGAATAAGCCAGCATTTCATCAATACATTGCACTGAACAGGAGAATAGAGCCCACAGTAACAAAATAGGTCACATGGGTATTTTTTTAATGGTATGACTAATTTCATACCAAAAAATATTTGATAGTTTCAGACAAACATTACATCTGAATTTGGGTCCTGGCATGAAAAAGGGTTGGAAATCCCAACTCTAGGGTACTTGACAGAGCTGTAGTGCCAACCTAAAGATGCTATCCAGGTAAGACTGggcaattaattaaaataaatcaaaactgGCATTCAGAACCTCCAATCATCATACGTCTGTTAAtacataaattattttgttagtACTTTCttcactgtgtgtttatgtactgtCTCCTTAAAAATACTGCCGCATGTGTACTCACATGACTCTGCCCTGTCCAGTCTGCAACATGGAGGCAAAACAGAGGAGAACTCAAATACTGAGCCAACTTTGCAAATTATATCTTAATGAGGAAATGCCACATGGATGTTTGTTTCCATACAAAAGCAATTCATCACTGTTAAAATCTCTGCTTATTTTGTAATTAatcacaatataaataaatatcattatATTGTCCAGTCCTGACACATATGCATATGTACTTGAAAGTGGCTGTGCACATACAAGCACATGCAAACGTGTAGTCACACTTGGTGGTGCTTTGGACCCTGAGCCCTTGTTATGCACAGGGTACCTCAAGACAGGAAGAGATAAAAGGGAGCTCCTGACGAGTGTTTACAGCCAACATGCTGAAATGAatagcgagagaaagagagaggaagggccCTAATAACACAGCAGACGTCTCTGTGAACAATGGCTTCACTGCCAAGACAAGATTCTGATAAACatgaaaaacacacagactTTGTAAAGAGTGCATACacccacatgcatttacacactCTCCTCTACACTCAGAATGTATTTTGATAGTTTAATCCAGGGTAGGTAATGATTAATGTTCAATGCAGTAACTATGTATGTGGTGATGACTGTTTACCACCATTTACCACTACTGCCAGTCTCACCAGTATAAAACGCTCTATAAATTTACAGTCATTAACAGCAAACTAGCTCAGTAAATGCATAGAAATATCTCTTTGTGATGGATTTGAACAAGTCTCCTCCATTGCAGCCTCATTAAAACCACAATGGAGAAACTTAACAAGAAGAAATTCGATATTTCTGCTCATTTACTGAACGCTGTGAGCgcagtttattatttataagtatttatctTCTGGAATGCTTCTCTAGCTTTGTTCACTCTTTAATGTGGTTTAAACAAGTTCATGCTTTAAGGAAAACATTCACTcttatttgtgcaggtaacAGCAGAGCATGCGGTCGGTAGCTCACCCTCTGTTTGTGCTTGtctctctctgggcctcagGTTTATGCCACACACTCTTTACTGTGGGCCCTTGTGTGGTCAACAGAGAGAAGGTAAGTGCTTGTTTCCCCAATGCCAGAAAAGTGTGACAGCATTGGGAACATCCTGTTTATAGGCTCTTATTTCCTGTTTTTGATGACAGTCACTGGACTCAAGCATGTTAATGGTCATCATTTATGGAGCTGCTGAAAAATGACTGACAATAAGATTCTGACAACTTTGATAACTTAAcaataaaaactatatatatatatatatatatatatatatatatatatatatatatatatatatatatatatatatgtatgttattatataaatgttgtGTAATTATAGCAAATATGATGCCAAAACAATGACTTGTCTCGAGATTTCTGTGTCAAAGAAGTCATTATTGGGTTTCAGGCAAACTGCTTACATTCTGAAAGGGATTCCATGAAAATGACTGTTACACAAATTAATCCAACATAGAATCTCAAGATGGGATTCGTTTGTGAGATCTAACCCTAAAgactaatttattattttttttgccaaaaCCACTTTTATTTCTCAGACTGCGTTTGACTGCAGCAGGCGAAACCTTACATCAATACCAGAGCAGATATGGCCCAACGTGACCGAGCTGGACCTCTCGAAGAATCACTTAAACCTAGCCCACGCTCAAGGTCTCAAGTCGCTGCAAAGCTTTGACCACTTGATTGCACTCAATCTATCAGGAAACTACCTCCCTCTACTGGGGAAGAAGCACTTCTACCCTCTACCATCCCTGCAAACACTGGATCTCAGTGGATGCAAGCTGGCTGCAGTCGAGACTGATGCCCTGTTAAGCTTCCCCAGGTTGCAAAAGCTTTTTCTGGGCAATAATTACCTACAAACATCTCTGCCTGCTGTCCTAAAAGACCATGGGTGGCCTGAGTTTGTAGAGCTCACACACAGAGTGCATAAGCAGATGGCCTCGGAAAGACACTcccatggtgtgtgtgtgtatacatgtctgtctttttctctatttttgtttgattttatGTTAAAACTTTAACAGTTAATTGTTAAATGTCTTGGAGCAGTATTTACTAAGGATTTTAGGGTAGTACTATTGACCTAAGATTATATAAAGACAATAACATACTTTTCCTCATAGCGTAATGTAACATAACTGTGCTCATAAGGATGGAAGGTCATTGCACTAAACTAATAATGTtagcaaaaaaagtcaatatttcTGAATAACCAACTGCAAGCCTGCATCAAATTTTAAACCGTTCCATCCTAATGGCCACACAAATACAATATTAGTCCATATCATTACAATAAATTAAAGAACACTTTTTGTACTGACcttaaatgttgttgttttactcTTCAACTGACACAGGGCATGCACTTAACATCATCATCCAGAAGCACATCCATCGTAAACTGCTGGCAGAACCTTTGGTGGAGACCACTACagcaaacacaacaaagaatAATACTGGTTGGTCCATTTTGTCTATACTACTTCATGGTCATGCCTAATTAGAACCATTCAAATGATTTGAAGTAATCATAAGCCACAATTTTCTTATTTTAGATTTTCAATTCTGTATAGTTATATTGTGACTTGgtaatataaattattaacaTAAATATTGATATTTTGAGATATAACTTACATCTGCCATTTATCTGTTACCCCCGGTTACAATTTCCTCACAGACATTGCCAATGCCGAGAAAAGTGCTTCAGGCGGCTGGAAACCCCTCGTTGCTGTTTTGGTGACAGCCATCGCTGTCTCGGTCCTCATTGCTGTGGGGGCAAAGTGTAAAATCGTGCATAAGTACTTGGCCAGCTATAGGCACTCAAGGCTGAgcgaaacagacaccaccagcCATTGCGACCCTGCTAGCTTTGAGGTGGGCTTCTCCACCCAGGGCCCCTCAGGCAGGGGCACGCAAGCAGTTTCAGTCGAAGGGGACGAGATGGAGGAGGATGACGATGGGTTTATTGAGGACAATTACATTCAGgccagtgagagagagcgagcagaaAGAGAGGTACATACATGGAaacaagaagaggaagaagaagaagatgaggatGAGATAGAGTTCACCATTGGTTAGTTAAAGGAGAACTGTGTGAGGAGTGCTGGGCCGCCACCAGTAGGAGCAACCTACTACAATGTTTGTGGGGATGATGGAAACAGCAGCAGACTTTTTAAGTACGATTATTTATAGATAAAAGATTCTCCTACTTTAAGtatataaatgtttttgtgctgttgtgtttgcTC from Salminus brasiliensis chromosome 7, fSalBra1.hap2, whole genome shotgun sequence encodes:
- the c7h1orf210 gene encoding type III endosome membrane protein TEMP, with the protein product MRSVAHPLFVLVSLWASGLCHTLFTVGPCVVNREKTAFDCSRRNLTSIPEQIWPNVTELDLSKNHLNLAHAQGLKSLQSFDHLIALNLSGNYLPLLGKKHFYPLPSLQTLDLSGCKLAAVETDALLSFPRLQKLFLGNNYLQTSLPAVLKDHGWPEFVELTHRVHKQMASERHSHGHALNIIIQKHIHRKLLAEPLVETTTANTTKNNTDIANAEKSASGGWKPLVAVLVTAIAVSVLIAVGAKCKIVHKYLASYRHSRLSETDTTSHCDPASFEVGFSTQGPSGRGTQAVSVEGDEMEEDDDGFIEDNYIQASERERAEREVHTWKQEEEEEEDEDEIEFTIG